The following nucleotide sequence is from Bos taurus isolate L1 Dominette 01449 registration number 42190680 breed Hereford chromosome 3, ARS-UCD2.0, whole genome shotgun sequence.
ATAGCAAAGTGCATACAGATATTTAcaacagttttaaagaaaaacagaggtcCTATTCTGTGGcccaacagcagcaacaaatagGCGTTGGCATGAACTGTTCATAAATTCTTGAGTACAGTTGTTTTGCAAGTAGAGCTCGCTtgcaatcttaaaaaaacaaacaaagaacgCCCTGCTATTCCTCAAGTTGTGCTCTAAGTTCAACGTGGACCAGGATCACTTGGTGTCAGTGCTTAACAACTGCTCTTTGCCATTTATTATCAGGGACTTCAGCTCCCCATCTTCTTCCACTTCTATCCTTTCTTGGCCATTCTCCACGATTCTCttggtggtgatcattttgccGTTCATGATTTCGGTGGAAGTCGACATGGATTTAAAGTTGCCCGTCCCCCCACTACCACGGGACATGGAGACGGAAGAGAGGCCCCCATTCCCAATGGAACCAAATGAGGTAAACCCTGTatcaaaaggagaaaaaccaCTTCCAAATGGTGGAAATTCACTGAAGGCGGAGAAGAGCGACGCGGACCCCCTGCTTCGGCTTCCCCGGGATCTCCTCCGACCCCCCACAAAGTTCTCCAGCGGGTCTCCAAAGAAGTCAAACGAAAATGGGTCCCGGCTGCCGAAAAACTCTCTGAAGACGTCGGCCGGGGTCCCGGAAGGTGAAGATGCACTCGAAGGGGTCCTCGAATGGCCTGCCGCCGCCGGCGCGGCCACCGCCGCCGCCCTCCACTCCCGCCTCGCCGTAGCGGTCGTACACGTCTCTTTTCTTGGCGTCGGACAACACCTCGTAGGCCTGGGCCACTTGTTTGAATCGCCTCTCCGCCTCCTCCTTGTTCTCGGGGTTTTTGTCCGGGTGCCACTTGAGCGCCAGTTTGCGGTACGCTTTCTTGATGGCTTCCGACGAGGCCTGGCGGGGCACGCCCAGCACCTCGTAGTAGTCTACCATATTGGAAGGCCGGGAACGGCCCCGCGGGCCAAGGACAGGTGCTGGCTGGCAGCCCCCGGGGCGCGGACCCGAGTGCCCACCAGGCCAGGCTGCCCAGAGTGGGCGCCCCTTGTGATGATGCCGCGTCTCATTGGGCGAGCCCAGAACGCATTGCTCACGCGGTGCTCTGTGACCGGTTTCACGCAGCCGCAG
It contains:
- the DNAJB3 gene encoding dnaJ homolog subfamily B member 3 (The RefSeq protein has 1 frameshift compared to this genomic sequence), which produces MVDYYEVLGVPRQASSEAIKKAYRKLALKWHPDKNPENKEEAERRFKQVAQAYEVLSDAKKRDVYDRYGEAGVEGGGGGRAGGGRPFEDPFECIFTFRDPADVFREFFGSRDPFSFDFFGDPLENFVGGRRRSRGSRSRGSASLFSAFSEFPPFGSGFSPFDTGFTSFGSIGNGGLSSVSMSRGSGGTGNFKSMSTSTEIMNGKMITTKRIVENGQERIEVEEDGELKSLIINGKEQLLSTDTK